Proteins found in one Maridesulfovibrio sp. genomic segment:
- the cas3 gene encoding CRISPR-associated helicase Cas3': MQYWGKTFEDGQWHHLRRHCIEVAAVMKVLLQSDAALRSRISALSPLDADATENLLIYLACIHDLGKFSLCFQHQKADLAILNGIPDPKGSEHHTMLGVKLWSAYRLHKKIGCTDSRLFSPLAVAALAHHGNPVSYEKIKPDRLKRFFGLCVDDALQFNDEAVSFFINHEFQDGLHDESLQGLSWAAAGLFILSDWIGSNEIWFGPDSSPISISAGWKEASEKAKLAVSQAKILPAASAESTSFAHLFKYLPDDAVPSVLQQAVLDLPEQREPELLILEDLTGGGKTEAAVLAAHRAMRSGASQGLFIGLPTMATANAMYSRLAGTYRRLFKDEDASLILAHGGRALHDGYLGSIVPMENGADGVEDDGRAVCYSWFADNRKKALLAPCGVGTIDQALLGILSSKHQALRLLGLSRSFLIVDEVHAYDAYTGRLLANLLTFHAAQGGSAILLSATLPDHIRRELMEAWAKGRDFCGADPLTISPKEDGFPLLTRMQDRSVQEIALESNRKIDMSVECVYDEGVMFRSLVEVRKSGGCGCWIRNTVADAVAARDCLIEEFQLPEKDVILFHARFTGLDRMKIEQQVLDLFGKESEPEQRSGKILIATQVVEQSLDLDFDQLLSDLAPMELMIQRAGRCHRHFRDFRPQGYESPLMKVLMPDPVDDPNEDWYANLFEIGQYVYTHPALLWRTARLLKEKGAIRLPEEARELVEGAYGAGLEAPAVFEGQELKAEGDESAGKSLAGFLSLNFSAGYNSNEGQWDNDTMTPTRLGEESRQLRLLKVEGGRLSLWAASDDKFITIKDCMRSEVRVSAKKVRQAVNKGYEAEVEALMSCMPDKGRWCECLVLNKSEGDVWAGQALNVQGEDVEVLYSSQSGLEVVC; the protein is encoded by the coding sequence ATGCAGTACTGGGGAAAAACATTTGAAGACGGCCAGTGGCATCATTTGCGGCGGCATTGTATTGAAGTTGCGGCTGTGATGAAGGTTCTGCTGCAGTCTGATGCCGCCCTGCGCAGCAGAATTTCTGCGTTGTCCCCCCTTGATGCGGATGCAACTGAAAACCTGCTTATCTACCTCGCATGTATTCATGATCTTGGTAAATTCTCCCTTTGTTTTCAACATCAGAAGGCTGATCTGGCAATTTTGAACGGAATTCCTGATCCTAAAGGCTCAGAACACCATACTATGCTGGGTGTGAAGTTATGGAGTGCGTACAGGCTCCACAAGAAGATAGGATGCACGGATTCAAGACTTTTCAGTCCCCTGGCAGTTGCAGCCCTTGCGCATCATGGGAATCCGGTCTCTTATGAAAAGATAAAGCCGGATAGACTGAAAAGATTTTTTGGCCTCTGCGTCGATGATGCATTGCAATTTAATGATGAAGCGGTCTCTTTTTTTATAAATCATGAATTCCAGGACGGTTTGCACGATGAATCCTTGCAGGGGCTTTCATGGGCTGCTGCCGGTCTGTTTATCCTGTCGGACTGGATAGGTTCAAATGAAATCTGGTTTGGCCCGGATTCAAGCCCTATTTCCATCTCAGCTGGATGGAAGGAAGCCTCGGAAAAGGCTAAGTTGGCTGTTTCGCAAGCGAAAATACTACCCGCCGCTTCGGCTGAGTCCACTAGCTTTGCCCACCTTTTCAAATATCTCCCCGATGATGCGGTCCCCAGTGTCCTGCAACAAGCTGTTCTCGACCTGCCGGAGCAGCGAGAGCCGGAATTGCTGATCCTCGAAGATCTGACCGGTGGCGGGAAGACGGAAGCAGCTGTGCTGGCCGCGCATAGGGCTATGCGTAGCGGTGCATCTCAGGGGCTTTTCATAGGTCTGCCGACTATGGCTACTGCCAATGCTATGTACAGCCGTCTTGCCGGTACGTACCGCAGACTTTTTAAGGATGAGGACGCTTCATTGATTCTCGCCCACGGGGGCCGGGCTCTGCATGATGGATATCTGGGGAGCATAGTACCTATGGAAAACGGAGCTGACGGGGTAGAAGATGATGGCAGGGCAGTCTGTTATTCATGGTTTGCCGATAACCGTAAGAAAGCTCTGCTCGCTCCTTGTGGTGTGGGGACAATTGATCAGGCCCTGCTTGGTATACTCAGCTCTAAACATCAGGCCCTGCGGCTTTTAGGACTCAGCCGTTCATTTCTTATTGTAGATGAAGTGCATGCCTATGATGCTTATACAGGGCGGCTTCTGGCAAATCTGCTTACTTTTCATGCCGCGCAGGGCGGCAGCGCAATCCTGCTTTCCGCCACATTGCCGGATCATATTCGCAGGGAACTCATGGAGGCATGGGCAAAAGGGCGAGATTTTTGCGGGGCTGATCCCTTGACCATATCGCCGAAAGAGGATGGTTTTCCTTTGCTGACCCGGATGCAGGATCGGTCTGTGCAGGAGATAGCCCTTGAAAGTAACAGAAAAATCGATATGTCCGTTGAATGTGTTTATGATGAAGGCGTGATGTTTCGCAGTCTTGTCGAGGTCCGTAAATCGGGCGGCTGCGGCTGCTGGATAAGAAATACTGTTGCTGATGCTGTCGCCGCGCGGGATTGCTTGATTGAAGAGTTTCAGCTGCCGGAAAAGGATGTGATCCTTTTTCATGCCCGGTTTACCGGTTTGGATCGCATGAAAATAGAACAGCAGGTGTTGGATCTTTTCGGTAAAGAAAGCGAACCGGAGCAGCGGTCCGGTAAGATCCTTATTGCCACACAGGTGGTCGAGCAGTCACTGGATTTGGACTTCGATCAATTGTTGTCTGATCTCGCTCCGATGGAACTGATGATTCAGCGGGCCGGGAGATGCCATCGGCATTTTAGGGATTTTCGGCCACAGGGATACGAATCTCCTTTGATGAAAGTGCTTATGCCTGATCCAGTAGATGACCCGAATGAGGATTGGTATGCGAATTTATTTGAAATAGGGCAATATGTTTACACGCATCCTGCTCTGCTCTGGCGTACAGCTCGATTGCTGAAGGAAAAAGGAGCTATCCGGTTGCCTGAAGAGGCCCGGGAATTAGTGGAAGGAGCGTATGGAGCCGGTTTGGAGGCTCCGGCCGTTTTTGAAGGACAGGAGTTGAAAGCCGAAGGAGATGAATCAGCCGGAAAATCGCTCGCCGGTTTTCTTTCGTTAAATTTCAGTGCCGGGTATAATTCCAATGAGGGACAGTGGGATAATGACACAATGACCCCGACAAGGCTGGGGGAAGAATCTCGTCAACTGCGGCTTTTAAAGGTTGAAGGCGGCCGGCTGTCGCTTTGGGCTGCGTCTGACGATAAATTTATTACCATTAAGGACTGCATGCGTTCCGAAGTTCGGGTAAGTGCCAAGAAGGTGCGCCAAGCGGTTAATAAAGGTTATGAAGCCGAAGTAGAAGCGCTGATGTCGTGCATGCCTGATAAAGGGCGCTGGTGCGAGTGTCTTGTTCTGAACAAGTCGGAAGGTGATGTCTGGGCCGGGCAGGCGCTCAATGTTCAAGGTGAGGATGTTGAAGTTCTGTACAGTTCACAAAGTGGTCTCGAAGTTGTTTGTTAA
- a CDS encoding tyrosine-type recombinase/integrase gives MKSSKAKWSKVKGAIGLRYYEFPDRKHKGKLDRYYSCRWSRNGKKIEEGIGWSSEGWKVSEIVTLRHTLQQNYKKGSGPTTFAELKEQHAKKKAEAQANETKEQIKEITFRDFFELYYIPWKRDRKKRKTWTDDVKRANKRIHPFLGEFPLSAITPDLLQEFMDTLYDDKLADATVLHHMAIIRSVFNRAATTVVEDVVVFPDQSPIEHVDLPQIGNQNQRERFLSKEEAKLLLTATIEKAEQAKAAHHRKCWQDLHDAIQLSLNTGMRLGEIQRVEWHDINFYGKLLTVRMLSSTQKPGGSIPLNSAALDMLMHRKEQSDGALIFPPLAGGKKRENLSHQFKAVVDELELNKYATAKSQRIVFHSLRHTFASWLAIAGVDIYRIKTLMRHKTINMTMRYAHLSPDLSQGAVELLTTEPLS, from the coding sequence ATGAAATCAAGCAAAGCAAAATGGTCAAAGGTTAAAGGAGCCATAGGTCTCCGCTACTACGAATTCCCAGACCGAAAACATAAAGGCAAACTTGACCGCTACTATAGTTGCCGATGGTCACGTAATGGGAAAAAGATTGAAGAAGGAATCGGCTGGTCCTCTGAAGGGTGGAAAGTATCAGAAATAGTTACCCTTCGCCACACATTGCAACAGAACTACAAAAAAGGATCTGGCCCAACAACATTTGCTGAACTCAAAGAGCAACACGCCAAAAAGAAAGCCGAGGCTCAGGCAAACGAAACCAAAGAACAAATCAAAGAAATCACTTTCAGAGATTTTTTCGAATTGTACTACATCCCATGGAAACGCGACCGCAAAAAACGCAAAACCTGGACGGATGATGTTAAGCGGGCAAACAAGCGTATTCACCCATTTCTTGGAGAATTCCCTCTTTCGGCTATTACTCCAGATCTCCTTCAGGAATTCATGGACACCCTTTACGATGACAAGCTGGCCGATGCGACTGTACTCCATCATATGGCTATTATCAGATCTGTTTTCAACCGGGCAGCCACGACTGTGGTTGAAGATGTGGTCGTATTCCCTGACCAATCCCCTATTGAGCACGTAGATTTACCCCAGATCGGCAACCAGAACCAAAGAGAGCGATTCCTTAGCAAAGAAGAAGCTAAATTACTACTAACAGCAACGATTGAAAAAGCAGAGCAAGCCAAAGCTGCACATCACAGGAAATGCTGGCAAGATCTACACGATGCAATTCAGCTATCATTAAACACTGGCATGAGGCTTGGCGAAATCCAGCGTGTAGAGTGGCATGATATTAATTTTTATGGAAAGCTGCTTACTGTGCGTATGCTCAGCAGCACCCAGAAGCCGGGCGGAAGTATTCCTCTTAATTCTGCAGCCCTTGATATGCTAATGCACCGCAAAGAACAGTCTGACGGAGCCTTGATCTTTCCCCCTCTTGCCGGAGGCAAAAAGCGCGAGAACCTTTCACATCAGTTCAAGGCTGTGGTGGACGAATTAGAACTGAATAAATATGCCACAGCCAAAAGCCAACGAATTGTCTTTCATAGCTTAAGACATACCTTTGCATCCTGGCTGGCAATTGCCGGCGTCGATATTTACCGGATCAAAACGCTTATGCGACATAAGACTATCAACATGACTATGCGGTATGCCCATCTTAGTCCGGACCTTTCCCAGGGAGCAGTGGAGTTACTCACTACAGAGCCTCTCTCATGA